Sequence from the Meiothermus sp. QL-1 genome:
CTCTTGCAATTCCGCGAGCAGTCGTTGGTACTGTTCCTTGATCAACGTGTAGTCACCGGCGCCCTGGTGTCGAATTCGCTCGAGCCCATGGACCAGGGTTATTCGAATTCTGTTGCCTATGCGTCTTGCCGCTTCGGCGATGCAGGCTTCCAGGCTCTCGAAGTGCGCGTAAAAGCCTGACTGTACGATGCCCGCTTCTCGGGCTACGCGCGCAGTGGAGATGGCGCCTAGCCCCTTCTGCTTTAAAAGACGTATGGTGGCCTCGATGAGACGTTCGCGTGTGGCTTGGCCGTGGGCTCGTTTGCGCATGTGAGTCTTTATCTCAAACCCGAGCTTAATGTTACGCCGGTCTGGTGTGTAGAGGCTAAATGATAGGTCTATCATTTTGAATTGGGGAGCAAGGCTATGAGAAAAACCTTGAGCCTACTAGTTGGTTTACTGGCTTT
This genomic interval carries:
- a CDS encoding TetR/AcrR family transcriptional regulator — encoded protein: MRKRAHGQATRERLIEATIRLLKQKGLGAISTARVAREAGIVQSGFYAHFESLEACIAEAARRIGNRIRITLVHGLERIRHQGAGDYTLIKEQYQRLLAELQEQWIFVELFVRYFREPSPLGQALAQVHEKLRAELITHLQEVLKPLGLENRDQAQLGYLADLLISMCISSAESLRREPHLEKEFAAHLLTLSTMELGRRLIEKT